A genomic window from Fimbriimonadaceae bacterium includes:
- a CDS encoding Xaa-Pro peptidase family protein yields the protein MNATGSDRMERLAGELREAGVDAFLAWSPTTMGYLQGFSEGAGERFLTLALRADGTVRLICPALSATQAARSGIADIRPWKDGEDPVAHFKQLADDWNLRSAIIAVDDEMPAHLLLTIQAALPAALFKPGAGLVANLMRVKTPEELALLHQAGAIADRAFPAGVAAVRPGATEAQVADALFAEMRRLGGTPTFAIVATGANGAEPHHLSDATPIQEGDVVVMDFGCEVGGYQSDITRTVACGKAPEEAKKVYATVLAAHHAARKAIAAGVACGTVDAAARKVIEDAGYGEFFVHRTGHGLGTRVHEEPNIIGGSEQRLEPGHCFSIEPGIYLPGRFGVRIENIVTCTEAGHTSFNEDPAEELREV from the coding sequence ATGAATGCGACTGGGTCGGATCGGATGGAGCGGTTGGCGGGAGAACTTCGCGAGGCGGGGGTGGATGCGTTCTTGGCGTGGTCGCCGACGACGATGGGGTATCTGCAGGGGTTCTCCGAAGGCGCGGGGGAGCGCTTCCTCACCCTGGCACTGCGCGCCGATGGGACCGTCCGGCTGATCTGCCCGGCGCTCTCCGCCACCCAGGCCGCTCGCTCGGGCATCGCGGACATCCGGCCGTGGAAGGATGGCGAGGATCCCGTCGCCCACTTCAAACAGCTCGCCGACGATTGGAATCTCCGCTCGGCGATCATCGCCGTGGATGACGAGATGCCGGCGCACCTGCTGCTCACGATCCAAGCGGCTCTACCCGCGGCCCTCTTCAAGCCCGGCGCGGGGCTGGTCGCCAACCTCATGCGCGTGAAAACGCCCGAGGAGTTGGCGCTGCTCCACCAGGCGGGTGCCATCGCGGATCGCGCCTTCCCCGCAGGCGTCGCCGCGGTTCGGCCCGGCGCTACCGAGGCCCAGGTCGCCGATGCCCTGTTCGCCGAGATGCGGCGCCTGGGCGGGACGCCCACCTTCGCGATCGTGGCGACCGGCGCGAACGGCGCCGAACCCCACCACCTCAGCGACGCCACTCCCATCCAAGAGGGCGACGTGGTCGTTATGGACTTCGGGTGCGAAGTGGGCGGATATCAAAGTGATATCACACGGACCGTCGCGTGCGGCAAGGCGCCTGAGGAGGCGAAGAAGGTCTACGCGACCGTGCTCGCCGCGCACCACGCCGCCCGCAAGGCTATCGCCGCGGGTGTGGCATGCGGGACCGTCGATGCCGCCGCGCGCAAGGTCATCGAGGATGCGGGCTACGGCGAGTTCTTCGTGCACCGCACCGGCCACGGCCTCGGCACGCGCGTCCACGAGGAGCCCAACATCATCGGAGGCAGCGAGCAGCGGCTGGAACCCGGGCACTGCTTCAGCATCGAACCCGGCATCTACCTGCCCGGCCGGTTCGGCGTGCGCATCGAGAACATCGTGACGTGCACCGAGGCGGGCCACACCAGCTTCAACGAGGATCCCGCGGAGGAGCTTCGCGAAGTTTAG
- a CDS encoding PEP-CTERM sorting domain-containing protein (PEP-CTERM proteins occur, often in large numbers, in the proteomes of bacteria that also encode an exosortase, a predicted intramembrane cysteine proteinase. The presence of a PEP-CTERM domain at a protein's C-terminus predicts cleavage within the sorting domain, followed by covalent anchoring to some some component of the (usually Gram-negative) cell surface. Many PEP-CTERM proteins exhibit an unusual sequence composition that includes large numbers of potential glycosylation sites. Expression of one such protein has been shown restore the ability of a bacterium to form floc, a type of biofilm.), with translation MKAVFLFAAILVAALGYGQRPERNSFLNEKVTSVRSLIHQFDTDPVVRDRFRRHYAMSDDEIRSYFSTLRLAKLKKPGIYRVFGVPETGVIHATMQKLRKGSVLLVELDGTPAMRLYCGNPMTLGPADATSPNVMDAEVLPRRRVTMRELEAPEIPASADFGPNPEMEPTVGPVPDHPLPTPAQPTTTETTGTSPADIVPPGPSFNPLSILPLLYVATPVGHTKNAVPEPASVLAVTLGVGALLMKRRKA, from the coding sequence ATGAAAGCCGTTTTCTTGTTCGCCGCGATCCTTGTTGCGGCCTTGGGCTACGGGCAGCGCCCGGAACGCAATTCGTTCCTCAACGAGAAGGTGACGTCGGTGCGTTCATTGATTCACCAGTTCGACACGGATCCCGTGGTCCGAGACCGTTTCCGTCGGCACTACGCGATGAGCGACGACGAGATCCGATCGTACTTTTCCACTTTGCGTCTCGCCAAGCTGAAGAAGCCGGGCATCTACCGCGTGTTCGGCGTGCCCGAGACGGGTGTGATCCACGCGACGATGCAGAAGCTTCGGAAGGGCTCCGTGCTGCTCGTCGAGTTGGACGGCACGCCCGCGATGCGTTTGTACTGCGGCAATCCAATGACGCTGGGCCCCGCGGACGCCACCTCGCCGAACGTGATGGACGCCGAGGTCCTTCCGCGGCGCCGGGTCACCATGCGCGAGCTCGAGGCGCCCGAGATTCCGGCGAGCGCCGATTTCGGCCCGAACCCGGAGATGGAGCCGACGGTCGGCCCGGTTCCCGACCACCCCCTGCCGACGCCTGCCCAGCCGACGACCACGGAGACGACGGGCACCAGCCCGGCAGACATCGTGCCGCCCGGGCCGAGCTTCAACCCGCTCTCGATCCTCCCGCTCCTCTACGTGGCGACCCCGGTAGGGCATACAAAGAACGCCGTCCCCGAACCCGCCAGCGTGCTGGCCGTGACCCTGGGTGTGGGCGCGCTGCTGATGAAGCGACGGAAGGCGTGA
- the rnc gene encoding ribonuclease III: protein MIPKSIPLKSLDTFRLAMRHRSAAENSVRDSYERLEFFGDSVLGLIVAQYLYENHPDWDQGMLSKAKSSVVQEGPLAETAFRLGLDAYLELSASEESTGGRSRPSILADVLEAIIGGVYLESGIEAARWFVLEQLQSYLKQVSGGDVNPHDYKSKLQEAAQATWRKTPLYRIVKETGGSHEKRFAVQVLFDDEVMGEGRGRSKKEAEQAAAQDALELIESALRARQKLEDPYEHE, encoded by the coding sequence ATGATTCCCAAGTCGATTCCCCTCAAGAGCCTCGACACCTTCCGCCTGGCGATGCGCCACCGCTCGGCCGCCGAGAACAGCGTGCGCGACAGCTACGAGCGGTTGGAGTTCTTCGGGGACTCGGTGCTCGGACTCATCGTGGCCCAATACCTCTACGAGAACCACCCCGATTGGGACCAGGGCATGCTCAGCAAGGCGAAGTCCAGCGTGGTGCAGGAGGGTCCTCTGGCCGAGACCGCCTTCCGCCTCGGCTTGGACGCCTATCTGGAGCTGAGCGCCAGCGAGGAGTCCACCGGCGGCCGGTCGCGCCCTTCGATCCTCGCCGACGTGCTCGAGGCGATCATCGGGGGCGTGTACTTGGAGTCCGGCATCGAGGCGGCGCGCTGGTTCGTGCTCGAGCAGCTTCAGTCCTACCTCAAGCAGGTCAGCGGCGGGGACGTCAACCCGCACGACTACAAGTCCAAGCTCCAGGAGGCGGCGCAGGCCACGTGGCGCAAGACGCCGCTCTACCGCATCGTGAAGGAGACCGGCGGCTCGCACGAGAAGCGGTTCGCGGTCCAGGTGTTGTTCGACGACGAGGTGATGGGCGAGGGGCGAGGGCGTTCCAAGAAGGAAGCCGAGCAGGCGGCGGCGCAAGACGCGTTGGAGCTGATCGAGAGCGCGTTGCGGGCCCGGCAAAAACTCGAAGACCCGTACGAGCACGAGTAG
- a CDS encoding pyridoxal phosphate-dependent aminotransferase yields MNTPRLSARAGHLQPSPTLAITAKAKAMRAAGEDVISLAAGEPDFDTPPPIVEACIAALRAGFTRYTPTPGIPELREAVAAKLKRENGVAVEPAQVVVSSGAKQCLFNALMATVGPGDEVLLLAPYWPTYADQVVLAGATPVVVRTRLENGFVPDPEEIRAAVTPKTRAIMLNSPCNPTGAVYDRAVLKAIAQIALRHDLWILSDEIYEKLVYEGEHVSIASLGQDVADRTVTINGCSKSYAMTGWRVGYCAGPKALASTMAAIQDQVTSNANSFAQKGALQALQMPEDAVAAMRDEFRRRRDLVLVQLRAIEGARVFTPPGAFYAFVDIGSVLGPRCTDDLALAETLLCTYRVATVPGTVFHAPGHLRLSYAASLDDLNRGVARIAEGLLALRS; encoded by the coding sequence TTGAACACGCCGCGCCTCTCCGCTCGGGCGGGACATCTCCAACCCTCCCCCACGTTGGCGATCACGGCCAAAGCCAAGGCCATGCGCGCCGCCGGCGAGGACGTGATCAGCCTGGCCGCCGGCGAACCCGATTTCGATACGCCGCCCCCCATCGTCGAGGCGTGCATCGCCGCCCTCCGGGCGGGATTCACCCGCTACACGCCCACCCCGGGCATTCCCGAACTGCGCGAAGCGGTCGCGGCAAAGCTCAAACGAGAGAACGGCGTGGCCGTGGAACCGGCCCAGGTCGTCGTCAGCTCCGGTGCCAAGCAGTGCCTGTTCAACGCGCTGATGGCCACGGTCGGCCCCGGCGACGAGGTCCTGCTGCTGGCGCCGTACTGGCCCACCTACGCGGACCAGGTCGTCTTGGCCGGCGCGACCCCTGTCGTCGTGCGGACGCGATTGGAGAACGGGTTCGTGCCCGATCCCGAAGAGATCCGCGCGGCGGTGACGCCCAAGACGCGCGCGATCATGCTGAACTCCCCCTGCAATCCGACGGGGGCCGTGTACGACCGCGCGGTGTTGAAGGCGATCGCCCAGATCGCGCTGCGCCACGACCTGTGGATCCTCTCGGACGAGATCTACGAAAAGCTGGTGTACGAGGGCGAGCACGTTTCGATCGCCTCGCTCGGGCAGGACGTGGCGGACCGGACCGTGACGATCAACGGGTGCAGCAAATCCTACGCGATGACCGGCTGGAGGGTGGGGTACTGCGCGGGTCCGAAGGCGCTCGCCTCGACGATGGCCGCGATCCAGGACCAGGTCACGAGCAACGCGAACTCGTTTGCCCAAAAGGGGGCGCTCCAGGCGCTGCAGATGCCCGAGGACGCGGTGGCCGCGATGCGGGACGAGTTCCGTCGGCGGCGGGATCTCGTGCTCGTGCAGTTGCGCGCGATCGAGGGCGCCCGGGTCTTCACCCCGCCCGGCGCGTTCTATGCGTTCGTCGACATTGGCAGCGTGCTCGGCCCTCGATGCACCGACGATCTCGCGCTCGCGGAAACGTTGCTCTGCACCTACCGGGTCGCGACCGTGCCGGGAACGGTGTTCCACGCGCCGGGCCACCTGCGGTTGAGCTACGCGGCCAGTCTCGACGACCTGAACCGCGGCGTCGCCCGCATCGCCGAGGGCTTGCTCGCACTCCGATCATGA
- a CDS encoding iron ABC transporter permease — translation MTIDTAPSARRAPVSLLAVLGVAAFVVLLVRIGSGTTFIAPGDVLREILHGDTGERINVIVWRIRLPEALTCVLVGAILGIVGSAFQALFRNPLADPYIVGVSSGSAVGGALALVLGIGVAWAGLGMMACAFVGGLLALIAVFHLSRRRGVVDVTALLLAGVVLGALLSAVLMLVLLASGRDTNQVLRWLMGSTSPAHWNRVAILAAALGGGGFALVRQTRALNAFAVEESSAQRLGVDTERLKRTVLLAGTAMTAVAVGSVGIIGFLGLVSPHIARRLTGVDWRWSMLASGLIGAALLASADIVARHATPDGIPVGIVTALLGAPFLIVLMRRA, via the coding sequence ATGACGATCGACACCGCCCCTTCGGCGCGCCGCGCGCCGGTCTCCTTGTTGGCCGTGCTGGGCGTGGCGGCGTTCGTCGTGCTGCTCGTGCGGATCGGCAGCGGCACGACGTTCATCGCGCCCGGAGACGTGCTTCGGGAGATCCTCCATGGGGACACCGGGGAGCGCATCAACGTGATCGTGTGGCGCATCCGCCTGCCCGAAGCGCTCACTTGCGTGCTCGTCGGGGCGATCCTCGGCATCGTGGGGTCGGCGTTCCAAGCCCTGTTCCGCAACCCGCTCGCCGATCCCTACATCGTGGGCGTCTCCTCGGGCTCCGCCGTGGGCGGCGCGCTGGCGTTGGTGCTCGGGATCGGGGTCGCTTGGGCCGGGCTGGGCATGATGGCGTGCGCGTTCGTCGGGGGCCTGCTCGCGCTGATCGCCGTGTTCCACCTCTCGCGCCGGCGCGGGGTCGTCGATGTGACGGCCCTCCTTCTGGCGGGCGTCGTGCTGGGCGCGCTTCTGTCCGCGGTGCTGATGCTCGTGCTTCTCGCTTCGGGCCGCGACACGAACCAGGTGCTTCGGTGGCTGATGGGGAGCACGAGCCCCGCTCACTGGAACCGCGTGGCGATCCTCGCGGCAGCGCTGGGCGGAGGAGGGTTCGCGCTCGTGCGCCAAACGAGGGCGCTGAACGCGTTTGCGGTCGAGGAGTCCAGCGCGCAGCGCCTGGGGGTCGATACGGAGCGGCTCAAGCGGACCGTGCTCCTGGCCGGCACGGCGATGACCGCCGTGGCCGTGGGCTCGGTGGGCATCATCGGCTTTCTGGGGCTCGTCTCGCCCCACATCGCGCGGCGCCTCACGGGCGTGGACTGGCGCTGGTCCATGCTGGCCTCGGGTCTGATCGGCGCGGCCCTTCTCGCCTCGGCGGATATCGTGGCGCGGCACGCCACGCCCGACGGCATTCCCGTCGGCATCGTCACGGCGCTGCTCGGCGCGCCGTTCCTCATCGTGCTGATGCGCCGCGCGTGA
- a CDS encoding TIGR03790 family protein, producing the protein MLGAALCLAGCASHAPTPVADNWTAVPVVADDARRVLVVVNEASPESVEVAGYYIAKRKIPKENVLRVKCSTQDNMEYDEFEKALRKPIKDKIYDSKNPIDFVLLTKGIPIRLHSNGGYSVDGHIAAMDLPVEPIDKPEGAQVRRSLNPYFNKNDSFSRAKYDFVLVTRLDGYTVADCKRLVDNSVDAKPEKGPFFFDEAGNRNGAGYADMQQTLARAGEILKAKNFDAEVETTKTFVAPARRLAGYASWGSNDGAFDPEAYRSLQFKPGALAETFVSTSGRTFHPTTGGQSLIADLIANGVTGVKGYVSEPFTFALAKPDILFDRYTSGFTLAESFYAASLVIKWKDVVIGDPICRPYAPK; encoded by the coding sequence TTGCTGGGCGCCGCCCTCTGCCTGGCGGGATGCGCGTCTCACGCGCCGACGCCCGTCGCGGACAACTGGACGGCGGTCCCCGTGGTGGCCGACGACGCCCGCCGCGTCCTCGTCGTCGTGAACGAGGCGAGTCCCGAGAGCGTCGAGGTCGCCGGCTACTACATCGCCAAGCGGAAGATCCCCAAGGAGAACGTCCTGCGGGTGAAGTGTTCGACGCAGGACAACATGGAGTACGACGAGTTCGAGAAGGCGCTGCGCAAGCCCATCAAGGACAAGATCTACGACAGCAAAAACCCGATCGATTTCGTGCTCCTCACCAAGGGCATTCCGATCCGGCTCCACTCCAACGGCGGCTATTCGGTCGACGGACACATCGCGGCGATGGACCTTCCCGTCGAACCGATCGACAAGCCGGAAGGCGCCCAGGTGCGGCGCAGCCTCAACCCCTACTTCAACAAGAACGACTCCTTCTCCCGCGCGAAGTACGACTTCGTGCTCGTCACGCGGTTGGACGGCTACACGGTCGCCGACTGCAAGCGCCTCGTCGACAACTCGGTGGATGCGAAACCGGAGAAGGGCCCGTTCTTCTTCGACGAGGCAGGGAACCGCAACGGGGCGGGTTATGCCGACATGCAGCAAACCCTCGCGCGGGCGGGCGAGATTCTCAAGGCGAAGAACTTCGACGCCGAGGTCGAAACCACCAAAACGTTCGTCGCCCCGGCCCGGAGGCTCGCGGGCTACGCGAGCTGGGGAAGCAACGACGGAGCGTTCGACCCCGAGGCGTACCGCAGTCTCCAGTTCAAGCCGGGCGCACTCGCCGAGACGTTCGTCTCCACGAGCGGCCGCACGTTCCACCCAACGACGGGCGGGCAGAGCCTGATCGCCGACCTGATCGCGAACGGCGTGACGGGAGTGAAGGGGTACGTCAGCGAGCCGTTCACGTTCGCTTTGGCGAAGCCGGACATCCTCTTCGATCGGTACACGAGCGGCTTCACGCTGGCGGAGAGCTTCTACGCGGCCTCGCTCGTGATCAAGTGGAAGGACGTGGTGATCGGGGACCCGATCTGCCGTCCTTACGCCCCGAAGTAG
- a CDS encoding glycosyltransferase family 2 protein, with the protein MVAIVIPAYNEEQRITTVLRAALASKLADEVIVVSDASRDRTAEVARRFDGVRVIELPFNMGKGGAMSAGVAATQADVLVFVDADLRGLRGEHIDQILRPLLDGHCDMCIGVFRGGKFWSDTAQRISPYISGQRAMKRTLFESIPFLGDLRMGVEVTINTYAKRARARIVRVVLRGVSNTHKERKLGLVKGTAARAKMYKEIARAMMRMRRRRKPFRGRLFK; encoded by the coding sequence ATGGTCGCAATCGTCATTCCCGCATACAACGAAGAGCAGCGCATCACCACGGTTCTGAGGGCGGCGCTGGCTTCGAAACTTGCCGACGAGGTGATCGTCGTGAGCGATGCGAGCCGCGACCGGACCGCGGAGGTCGCCCGCCGATTCGACGGGGTGCGGGTGATCGAACTTCCTTTCAACATGGGCAAGGGCGGCGCGATGTCGGCGGGCGTGGCGGCCACCCAGGCAGACGTGCTGGTTTTTGTGGACGCCGATCTGCGCGGTTTGCGCGGCGAACACATCGACCAGATCCTGCGCCCGCTGCTCGACGGCCATTGCGATATGTGCATCGGCGTGTTCCGCGGCGGCAAGTTTTGGAGCGACACCGCGCAGCGGATTTCCCCGTACATCAGCGGGCAACGCGCCATGAAACGAACCTTGTTCGAGTCGATTCCTTTCCTCGGCGATTTGAGGATGGGCGTCGAGGTGACGATCAACACCTACGCGAAACGCGCTCGCGCGAGGATCGTCCGCGTCGTCCTTCGCGGCGTCAGCAACACCCACAAGGAGCGCAAGCTCGGCTTGGTCAAGGGAACGGCCGCCCGTGCAAAGATGTACAAGGAGATAGCGCGCGCGATGATGCGCATGCGCCGAAGGAGGAAACCGTTTCGTGGCCGTTTGTTCAAATAG
- a CDS encoding GNAT family N-acetyltransferase yields MHIRVCDSPLWPAELGEAWRSLAEDSPEATPFQTWEWQSSWWSQYGRGKRAHIALFHEGSHLVGLMPLVRTSGPWTALRAMGGGPSDYLHPLARPGYEEAVAEHLVEHVRSVPGIDLIDLHQVRDDRVLARALPESTAMAQARCLVLDLPSTYDAFLQTLSKSLRYDARRMDKPAFAAGGASIRTLEADEIAEGLDAFFETHRMRWRKRGLPGAFVGQRIQRFHRDWASLAAAKGWIWLSVLELEGRTVGTLYAMRLGETCYFYQAGFDPVHSAMSPGTVLVAHTVRRAIEHGVTRFDFLRGDEPYKRRWKPQHAHENLRYLEARGSLRGRLAQGWNETGARVEGKIRDRLEGKSLR; encoded by the coding sequence ATGCATATCCGCGTTTGCGATAGTCCCCTTTGGCCCGCCGAACTTGGCGAAGCTTGGCGATCGCTGGCGGAGGACTCGCCGGAGGCCACGCCCTTCCAAACGTGGGAGTGGCAGTCGTCCTGGTGGAGCCAGTACGGCCGGGGGAAGCGGGCGCACATCGCGCTCTTCCACGAGGGCTCCCATCTCGTTGGACTCATGCCGCTCGTGCGCACCTCGGGGCCGTGGACGGCCCTGCGGGCGATGGGCGGGGGCCCGTCGGACTACCTCCACCCCCTCGCGCGACCCGGCTACGAGGAGGCGGTGGCCGAGCACCTGGTCGAACACGTTCGGTCGGTCCCCGGCATCGACCTGATCGACCTCCACCAGGTGCGCGACGACCGCGTGCTCGCGCGGGCCTTGCCCGAGTCCACGGCGATGGCGCAGGCGCGTTGCCTCGTGCTGGACCTGCCCTCCACCTACGACGCGTTCCTCCAAACCCTCTCGAAGAGCCTTCGCTACGACGCGCGCCGAATGGACAAGCCAGCGTTCGCGGCCGGTGGGGCGTCGATCCGGACGCTCGAGGCGGACGAGATCGCCGAGGGACTCGACGCGTTCTTCGAAACGCATCGGATGCGGTGGCGCAAGAGGGGGCTGCCGGGCGCGTTCGTCGGCCAACGCATCCAGCGGTTCCATCGCGACTGGGCGTCGTTGGCGGCGGCCAAGGGCTGGATCTGGCTTTCGGTTCTCGAACTCGAGGGGCGGACCGTGGGCACCCTCTACGCGATGCGTCTCGGGGAAACCTGCTATTTCTACCAGGCAGGATTCGACCCGGTCCACAGCGCGATGTCGCCGGGAACCGTGTTGGTGGCGCACACGGTGCGGCGCGCGATCGAACACGGGGTGACGCGTTTCGACTTCCTTCGGGGAGACGAGCCGTACAAACGCCGGTGGAAACCGCAGCACGCGCACGAAAACCTGCGGTACCTCGAAGCGCGAGGCTCCCTGAGGGGACGACTCGCCCAGGGATGGAACGAAACGGGCGCCCGCGTGGAGGGCAAGATCCGCGATCGGCTCGAGGGAAAGAGCCTTCGCTGA
- a CDS encoding DegT/DnrJ/EryC1/StrS family aminotransferase translates to MRVPFYDIKAQYDELSETLDRTVHEVVSSGAYVMGKHHNALEQELAAMHGVKHGIAVNSGTDALRIMMDAAGIGPGDEVITTAFTFVASVETIVQTGATPVFVDIDPATFNIDPGKIEAAITPRTKAILPIHLFGQLADVEAIGAIAKRHELLVLEDAAQAVGCTHNGLATGNFGLAAGFSFYVTKNLGAAGDAGMIITDDDAIAAACRSIRVHGMGRERYYYDHIGYTSRMDEIQAAILRIKLTRLGVWNARRNELAEIYFERLADTEVVLPITAAGNNNTRHQFSILTDRRDALQAHLKEQGVDSMIYYPVPLHYHEPYRRFGGGQGSLPVTEDISLRVLSLPIHQHLSNEQVEFAAAQVAAFSQTASRA, encoded by the coding sequence TTGAGAGTTCCCTTCTACGACATCAAGGCGCAATACGACGAACTGAGCGAGACTCTGGACCGCACCGTTCACGAGGTGGTCTCGAGCGGCGCGTATGTGATGGGCAAGCACCACAACGCGCTGGAGCAGGAGCTGGCGGCGATGCACGGCGTCAAGCACGGGATCGCGGTGAACAGCGGCACGGACGCGCTCCGCATCATGATGGACGCGGCGGGCATCGGCCCCGGCGACGAGGTGATCACGACGGCCTTCACCTTCGTGGCCAGCGTCGAGACGATCGTCCAGACCGGCGCGACGCCCGTGTTCGTGGACATCGACCCGGCCACGTTCAACATCGATCCCGGGAAGATCGAAGCGGCGATCACGCCCCGCACGAAGGCGATCCTGCCGATCCACCTGTTCGGCCAGCTCGCCGACGTGGAGGCGATCGGTGCCATCGCCAAACGACACGAACTCCTCGTGCTCGAAGACGCCGCCCAGGCGGTCGGCTGCACGCACAACGGCTTGGCGACCGGCAACTTCGGGCTTGCCGCGGGCTTCAGCTTCTACGTCACCAAGAACCTCGGCGCCGCGGGCGACGCGGGGATGATCATCACCGACGACGACGCGATCGCCGCCGCCTGCCGCTCGATCCGGGTCCACGGCATGGGGCGCGAGCGGTACTACTACGACCACATCGGCTACACGAGCCGAATGGACGAGATCCAAGCCGCCATCCTGCGCATCAAGCTCACGCGTCTGGGGGTGTGGAACGCGCGCAGGAACGAGCTGGCGGAGATCTACTTCGAGCGGTTGGCCGACACCGAGGTCGTCCTTCCGATCACGGCCGCCGGCAACAACAACACGCGGCACCAGTTCAGCATCCTCACCGACCGCCGCGACGCGCTCCAGGCCCACCTGAAGGAGCAGGGGGTGGATTCGATGATCTACTACCCCGTCCCCCTTCACTACCACGAGCCGTATCGGCGGTTCGGCGGCGGTCAGGGCAGCCTCCCGGTGACGGAGGACATCTCGCTGCGCGTGCTGAGTTTGCCGATCCACCAGCACCTCTCGAACGAACAGGTCGAGTTCGCCGCAGCACAGGTGGCCGCCTTTTCCCAAACCGCCTCGCGGGCGTAG
- a CDS encoding Maf family protein: MLEFPWPVVLASASPRRRELLAHHLAEFDTDPAEVDEDALTCADPWETARCLADAKAEVVASRHTEALVIAGDTVVALEEGGAWEQLAKPADVADARAMLARLSGREHVVITAVALRWPGGRDTFVETSRVRFRALAADEIEAYTATGEPMDKAGAYAIQGGAAAFAEVVEGEISTVIGLPIEELLQRLSRSTTNDKRQTTNDNR, from the coding sequence ATGCTTGAGTTCCCGTGGCCCGTGGTCTTGGCGAGTGCCTCGCCGCGGCGCCGGGAGTTGCTGGCACACCACCTGGCGGAGTTCGACACCGACCCCGCCGAGGTGGACGAGGACGCCCTGACGTGCGCGGACCCCTGGGAAACAGCGCGCTGCCTGGCGGACGCGAAGGCCGAGGTCGTGGCATCCCGCCACACTGAAGCCCTGGTGATCGCCGGCGATACCGTCGTCGCACTCGAGGAAGGTGGCGCGTGGGAGCAACTCGCCAAACCCGCCGACGTCGCGGACGCCCGCGCGATGCTCGCGCGATTGAGCGGCCGCGAGCACGTCGTGATCACGGCCGTGGCCTTGCGCTGGCCCGGCGGCCGGGACACGTTCGTCGAGACCTCGCGCGTGCGGTTTCGAGCCCTGGCCGCGGACGAAATCGAGGCCTACACAGCGACCGGCGAGCCCATGGACAAGGCGGGCGCCTACGCCATTCAAGGAGGCGCCGCCGCCTTCGCCGAGGTGGTCGAGGGAGAGATTTCCACGGTCATCGGCCTACCCATCGAGGAACTCCTCCAACGACTCTCTCGATCAACGACAAACGACAAACGACAAACGACAAACGATAATCGATAG